A single genomic interval of Stieleria maiorica harbors:
- a CDS encoding DUF1579 family protein translates to MKVLVLMAAFCLTASLALAQDEASAPSEEHAYLAKTVGTRTGTMKVWPQGPDGDAMEIPFTETNTAILGGNWVESKFESGPYKGRGMSGYDPIKKKYIGTWANNMSPYLAVMEGTYDEAKHELTMVFDDIDPMTNEPVKMKSVISDAPGKPSTMTMYQKKKESDAWAKTFVLTYQAKQK, encoded by the coding sequence ATGAAAGTTCTTGTCTTGATGGCAGCGTTTTGCTTGACCGCCTCCCTCGCACTCGCCCAGGACGAGGCCTCGGCCCCGTCCGAAGAACACGCCTATTTGGCGAAAACCGTCGGCACCCGGACCGGCACGATGAAGGTCTGGCCACAGGGACCCGATGGAGACGCCATGGAGATTCCGTTCACCGAAACCAACACCGCGATCTTGGGCGGGAATTGGGTGGAGTCCAAGTTCGAATCGGGGCCGTACAAGGGACGCGGGATGAGCGGGTACGATCCCATCAAGAAGAAATACATCGGCACCTGGGCCAACAACATGTCACCCTACTTGGCGGTGATGGAGGGGACGTATGACGAAGCCAAGCACGAGTTGACAATGGTCTTCGACGACATCGACCCGATGACGAATGAACCGGTCAAAATGAAGTCGGTCATCTCCGATGCCCCGGGAAAGCCGTCGACGATGACGATGTATCAAAAGAAAAAGGAATCTGATGCATGGGCAAAGACGTTTGTGTTGACCTACCAAGCGAAACAGAAATGA
- a CDS encoding rhomboid family intramembrane serine protease: protein MSGSPQDHEVVFESGDRSACMELRLVLEAAGIAAGAQSRRGRWRLIVAAEDVSAAQRELEEYRRENQSRSTETVSVTPTYAGAAIGVVVYAAVVVVIGLSTLPWGLGGDLFTPGEMQAGKVLAGDAWRCVTALTLHVDEGHLASNLLFGILFGFLAGRTVGGGIAWFSIVSAGAVGNWLNALVQQPEHRSVGASTAVFAALGLLVAAALRPRRSSGESLLRRWRPLVAGVMLLALIGVGGERTDVTAHVTGFFAGLLIGAISSRIPTRWLADERTQWLAGLATFAVVTLAWVVALSVT, encoded by the coding sequence GTGAGCGGATCACCACAAGATCACGAAGTCGTCTTCGAATCGGGGGATCGGTCCGCCTGCATGGAACTGCGTCTGGTCCTGGAAGCGGCCGGCATTGCGGCCGGTGCCCAATCACGTCGCGGTCGTTGGCGATTGATCGTTGCGGCGGAAGACGTTTCCGCCGCTCAGAGGGAACTGGAGGAGTACCGCCGGGAGAACCAGTCCCGTTCGACGGAGACCGTCTCGGTGACCCCGACCTATGCCGGCGCCGCCATCGGTGTGGTCGTGTATGCCGCGGTCGTCGTTGTGATCGGTTTGTCGACGTTGCCGTGGGGGCTGGGGGGGGACCTGTTCACGCCCGGCGAAATGCAGGCGGGCAAAGTGCTTGCCGGGGATGCGTGGCGCTGCGTGACGGCGCTCACCCTGCACGTCGATGAGGGACACTTGGCCTCGAATCTGTTGTTCGGCATCCTGTTCGGATTCCTTGCCGGACGAACCGTCGGCGGTGGCATTGCATGGTTTTCGATCGTTTCGGCAGGCGCGGTCGGGAATTGGCTCAATGCGTTGGTCCAGCAACCCGAGCACAGGTCGGTCGGCGCCTCCACGGCCGTCTTCGCCGCGTTGGGGCTGCTGGTCGCGGCGGCGCTGCGGCCCAGGCGGTCCAGCGGCGAAAGTTTATTGCGTCGCTGGCGGCCGTTGGTGGCCGGTGTGATGCTGTTGGCACTGATCGGCGTCGGCGGCGAACGAACCGATGTCACCGCACACGTGACCGGGTTCTTCGCCGGATTGTTGATCGGAGCGATCAGCAGCCGAATTCCGACGCGATGGTTGGCCGATGAACGAACGCAATGGCTGGCCGGACTGGCCACGTTTGCGGTCGTCACTCTGGCCTGGGTCGTGGCGCTCAGTGTGACCTGA
- a CDS encoding M1 family aminopeptidase — MFRFDRWSLTALLFCCFFGHATGSEFICRYCADGRSHAMMPLGLELDGRYQYAPDRQVDVLHLKLDVTPDFGARTVAGTVSITAQPIAKPVEILRLDAIDIKVRRVRCEQAAVDDFISTRDGLQIAFRDPVEVGTEFTLQIDYSAQPKAGLYFRTPEMGYPEPDTHLWTQGETHEARHWFPCFDYPNERSSTEVICHVPESMVVLSNGKRMGQTIDPQGLKAVRWLQEKPHANYLICLVAGNLEKLEKRHREIELGFFTQPTLAEHAANSFRDTPDIMEFFEQEIGIPFPWDKYYQVTIRDFTAGGMENTSLTTLTHNTIFSTATENIRTTRNLDAHEMAHQWFGDYVTCKDWSHLWLNEGFATYYTHLYEGHKFGRDAMLYGLYKDATGRVLPQDKDTKPIVFHGYKNAMQQFDYRSYPKGSWVLHMLRSQLGADLYRKCVQEYLRRHALSSVVSDDLRQVIEELSGRPMDRFFDQWLYHPRHPDLKITYKWMPKEKLAKVNIKQTQKLSDDVLLYHFPTKLRFMVDGEVVDREIEISRVEEDFYVPLVSKPSVVRFDPDYTVLANVAFDKGNDLLEAQINNVDDMMGRLLACVALADRKTDASVKLLAERLNSDPFFGVRIEAAKSLAKHDSDKALEALRSSWQGQTDARVRQAVVQRMFGPFTAETLELALEVLDKEANPAIQSAAIGTLARFHGKKSQEKLTSLLLSESFGNEVADAAIAAIGKMNAPELAPALLSALQTRHAEFDARDFGRGLVALAKTAKSLDDRHPDNRDAVFQFLSSQLEHPKLTVHTDALSALGQLGDRRAVSVIEAYTDSGDTRIADAARRALGDLNAARTLVPAEIIDLRKTLAELKRETEKLKSELKEFKAQDDADDE, encoded by the coding sequence ATGTTTCGTTTTGACCGCTGGTCCTTGACCGCTCTATTGTTCTGCTGCTTCTTCGGCCACGCCACAGGCTCCGAATTCATCTGCCGCTATTGCGCCGACGGTCGCTCGCACGCGATGATGCCGCTGGGGTTGGAATTGGACGGTCGGTATCAGTACGCCCCGGACCGTCAAGTCGATGTGTTGCATTTGAAGCTGGACGTGACACCGGACTTTGGCGCCCGGACCGTCGCTGGGACGGTCAGCATCACTGCACAACCGATCGCCAAGCCCGTTGAAATCTTGCGATTGGACGCGATCGACATCAAAGTTCGCCGCGTCCGCTGCGAACAAGCGGCGGTCGATGATTTCATTTCAACCCGCGACGGATTGCAGATCGCCTTTCGCGATCCCGTTGAGGTCGGAACCGAATTCACGCTCCAAATTGACTACTCCGCCCAACCCAAGGCGGGGCTGTATTTCCGCACCCCGGAAATGGGCTACCCCGAACCAGACACCCACCTCTGGACGCAGGGAGAAACACACGAAGCGCGTCACTGGTTCCCTTGTTTCGACTACCCCAACGAGCGTTCATCGACGGAAGTCATCTGCCACGTCCCCGAATCGATGGTCGTGCTGAGCAACGGGAAACGGATGGGCCAGACGATCGATCCACAGGGATTAAAAGCCGTGCGTTGGCTGCAAGAGAAACCGCACGCCAACTATCTGATCTGTCTGGTGGCGGGAAACCTGGAAAAGCTCGAAAAACGACACCGCGAAATCGAACTCGGGTTCTTCACGCAGCCGACACTTGCCGAGCACGCGGCCAATTCGTTTCGCGACACCCCCGACATCATGGAGTTCTTTGAGCAAGAGATTGGGATCCCGTTTCCGTGGGACAAGTACTATCAGGTGACGATCCGTGACTTCACCGCCGGCGGGATGGAGAACACGTCGCTGACCACGTTGACGCACAACACAATCTTCTCCACCGCGACCGAAAACATCCGCACGACGCGAAACTTGGATGCCCACGAAATGGCACACCAATGGTTCGGCGACTACGTGACCTGCAAGGACTGGAGCCACCTGTGGCTCAATGAAGGCTTTGCGACCTATTACACGCACCTGTACGAAGGTCACAAGTTCGGCCGCGACGCGATGCTGTATGGTTTGTACAAGGACGCAACCGGTCGTGTCTTGCCCCAAGACAAAGACACCAAACCGATCGTGTTCCATGGCTACAAAAATGCGATGCAGCAGTTCGATTATCGCTCGTACCCCAAAGGCAGTTGGGTGTTGCACATGTTGCGCAGCCAGCTCGGTGCGGACCTGTATCGCAAATGTGTCCAGGAGTACCTGCGCCGGCACGCGTTATCGAGTGTCGTGTCGGACGATTTACGTCAAGTCATCGAAGAACTGAGCGGCCGGCCCATGGACCGCTTCTTTGACCAGTGGCTTTATCATCCACGGCACCCCGATCTGAAGATCACGTATAAGTGGATGCCGAAGGAAAAGCTGGCCAAGGTGAACATCAAGCAAACGCAAAAGCTGAGCGACGATGTGCTATTGTACCACTTTCCCACCAAGCTCCGATTCATGGTGGATGGCGAAGTCGTCGACCGCGAGATCGAGATCAGCCGGGTCGAAGAAGACTTCTATGTTCCGCTCGTCAGCAAGCCTTCGGTCGTCCGCTTTGATCCCGACTACACCGTGTTGGCAAATGTCGCGTTCGACAAAGGCAACGATCTGCTGGAGGCCCAAATCAACAACGTCGACGACATGATGGGACGCTTGCTGGCCTGCGTCGCGCTTGCCGATCGCAAGACGGATGCGTCGGTGAAGTTGCTGGCCGAACGGTTGAACTCGGATCCGTTTTTCGGCGTTCGAATCGAGGCGGCCAAGTCGCTCGCCAAACACGATAGCGACAAAGCTCTCGAAGCGTTGCGATCGAGCTGGCAAGGCCAAACCGACGCGCGGGTCCGACAGGCGGTCGTGCAACGGATGTTCGGCCCATTCACTGCCGAAACACTCGAATTGGCGTTGGAGGTCTTGGACAAAGAGGCGAATCCCGCGATCCAATCCGCTGCGATCGGCACGTTGGCTCGGTTCCACGGCAAGAAGTCCCAAGAGAAGTTGACCAGTCTGTTGCTGTCCGAATCGTTCGGAAACGAAGTGGCCGACGCGGCAATCGCAGCGATCGGAAAAATGAACGCGCCCGAGTTGGCCCCCGCGCTGCTGTCGGCTCTGCAGACGCGGCACGCGGAATTCGATGCACGGGACTTTGGACGTGGACTGGTCGCGTTGGCCAAGACGGCCAAATCGCTCGACGACCGGCACCCTGACAACAGGGACGCGGTGTTTCAGTTTCTCAGTTCGCAACTCGAACACCCCAAGTTGACCGTCCACACCGACGCGCTGAGTGCCCTCGGCCAACTGGGTGACCGACGCGCCGTCTCGGTGATCGAAGCGTACACCGATTCGGGAGACACGCGGATCGCCGACGCCGCCCGACGCGCACTCGGTGATCTCAACGCAGCGCGGACGTTGGTGCCCGCCGAAATCATCGACCTTCGCAAGACGCTGGCGGAACTGAAACGCGAGACGGAGAAGTTGAAGAGCGAGTTGAAGGAGTTCAAAGCGCAAGACGACGCCGACGACGAGTGA